From the genome of Deltaproteobacteria bacterium:
AACTACAGCTCATTCACCCAGGTAACGCGAAACCAGTTCGGAAATTGGTTCTGATGACTCCGGAACATGGGACTCTCATGGCGAGAATAAATTGACGAACTTAAACACCGCTCTCGACACTTTTCGCCTGAGAGTCCGAACCTATTTGGTCGTACTTTTTCAATGCGCCGCGGTCTTTGTTTCGCTCTATGGATTTTCAAATTGGCAGGCGCAGTTTCGATCGAGGTATCAAATCTATTGGGCTTGGGAGCTAAGCATCCCGCTGGTTCCGGAAATGATGCTGATCTATACTTCCATCTACGTCCTTTTACTATTACCGCTATTTGCCTGTATGATCTTCCCCCGAAAAAACGGACAAAGTTTTATGCGGACTTGAGAGATTTCGTTTCGTAGTCGACTGGTGACATGTAATCAAGCGAAGAGTGAGTTCGCTGCCGATTGTACCAGACTTCGATG
Proteins encoded in this window:
- a CDS encoding IS3 family transposase, which codes for MEVWYNRQRTHSSLDYMSPVDYETKSLKSA